From the genome of Bacteroides sp. MSB163, one region includes:
- a CDS encoding fibronectin type III domain-containing protein: MKKLLIYLIPVLAFCLLNITSCKDDAEELPRLFRPSFIASSCFAEGNSITLAWRTSGEATSYTVELSHDQTFQSEPAATQTVNKGKCTFTGLRYETGYYARVRANNESLDIISNWTEYSSLITTLTRVIPKVLYALDEHQITENSAVIEWRVSQQNPVDGVSIWQQENGTDEKHFDLSGSEIASGKYVISGLTPRTFYYVALTNSKAPEGAEKYNRQKFTTAGMPSGAVLVTDGIDLLSKIKEGMDDDSQSSLIFQLKNGVDYYLSANGLPESSTGDIKLTKSIAFLANPGDRPTLYIRKGGFIIKPEVNKIPEIEYFIVENVNVKEPIVSGGSGGSKTRLLNIGKHDAGTDITIDRFEIRNSDIVLPSTVLMMSDASEGMTTINHIRIDNCLVTGINDTKYVTKQFGFIHAVNKGSNVWNDVSVTNSTFYEFYISPGVFGVLTADVPVSSNAKVSISNCTFYNWATSKSSYTAIGNFSKLSVALPLSVNACVFGYSAGKALVPGQANLTGKNNYCTTDFEQAADTGLTLIDLGMSDSSFFRNAKDGDFTIINTESTVYSQEYGDPRWISVSEY; the protein is encoded by the coding sequence ATGAAAAAGTTATTGATATATTTGATACCTGTATTGGCATTTTGTCTATTGAATATTACTTCATGCAAGGATGATGCGGAAGAGCTGCCCCGCTTGTTCAGGCCTTCCTTTATAGCCTCCTCCTGTTTTGCGGAAGGTAATTCGATTACCCTTGCCTGGAGAACATCCGGAGAAGCGACCTCTTATACGGTGGAACTTTCACATGACCAAACTTTCCAGTCGGAACCCGCTGCAACGCAGACGGTAAACAAAGGTAAGTGCACTTTTACGGGTTTGCGCTATGAGACAGGCTACTATGCCCGGGTAAGAGCAAATAATGAGAGCTTGGATATTATTTCAAACTGGACGGAATATTCTTCCCTTATCACTACTTTGACGCGTGTCATACCCAAGGTGCTTTATGCATTGGATGAACATCAGATAACGGAGAATTCGGCTGTGATAGAATGGAGAGTCTCTCAGCAGAATCCTGTGGACGGTGTTTCTATCTGGCAACAGGAAAATGGAACGGATGAAAAGCATTTTGACTTGTCCGGATCGGAAATAGCTTCAGGCAAGTATGTAATTTCAGGATTGACTCCCCGTACCTTCTACTATGTTGCATTGACCAATAGTAAAGCTCCCGAAGGTGCGGAAAAGTACAACCGGCAGAAATTCACAACAGCCGGTATGCCTTCCGGTGCCGTACTGGTGACGGACGGCATTGACTTACTGTCGAAGATAAAGGAGGGAATGGATGATGACAGCCAATCAAGTTTGATTTTTCAATTGAAAAATGGGGTTGATTATTATCTGTCGGCAAACGGACTTCCCGAAAGTAGCACCGGTGACATCAAACTGACGAAAAGCATTGCATTTTTGGCTAATCCCGGAGATCGCCCTACGCTTTATATACGTAAAGGTGGCTTTATCATTAAACCGGAAGTGAATAAGATTCCTGAAATTGAGTATTTTATTGTTGAGAATGTGAATGTCAAAGAGCCAATCGTGTCCGGGGGAAGTGGCGGCAGCAAAACACGCTTGTTGAATATCGGCAAGCATGATGCCGGAACTGATATCACGATAGATCGTTTTGAAATCCGCAACTCTGATATTGTCCTTCCTTCTACCGTTCTGATGATGAGCGATGCCAGCGAAGGAATGACGACCATCAATCATATCCGGATTGATAATTGTCTGGTTACCGGAATCAATGACACCAAATATGTGACGAAACAATTCGGATTCATACACGCCGTCAATAAAGGCTCCAATGTCTGGAATGATGTTTCTGTAACGAACTCCACCTTCTATGAGTTTTATATCTCACCGGGTGTCTTTGGAGTGCTTACCGCTGATGTGCCGGTTTCATCTAACGCTAAGGTTTCTATCTCGAATTGTACATTTTATAATTGGGCCACAAGCAAGTCTTCGTATACGGCAATTGGTAATTTCTCTAAACTATCTGTAGCATTGCCGCTATCCGTTAATGCCTGTGTGTTTGGATATAGTGCAGGAAAAGCTCTGGTTCCGGGACAAGCCAACCTGACGGGAAAGAATAATTATTGTACCACAGACTTTGAACAAGCGGCCGATACGGGACTGACGTTGATAGATCTGGGTATGTCGGATTCTTCATTTTTCAGGAATGCCAAGGATGGTGACTTTACGATTATCAATACCGAGTCTACGGTTTATAGCCAGGAATATGGTGACCCGCGCTGGATATCGGTTTCCGAATACTAA
- a CDS encoding RagB/SusD family nutrient uptake outer membrane protein, with product MRKFYIPVIILMILTSCEDYLNVNSPSTFDKDYIFTSESEIATAVNGMYVPMVSGKGWVGNLAQKMLFNTDVEFTTVTTSSNLKESAFEPSAGDISSYGSIWTGMYDGVNRTNDVIEGIEQSPLFEAADKTKPSRVMHYYGEAKVLRAMYYLELVRNWGDVPYRRKPAGNKDELFIGATDRDIILADMINDLIEVEPVMWYAEESDRGVEAASREFCQGLIARMALYRGGWTLRPDYSNPAAIGSMQRNDDWQKYYEIAEKYAGKVINEGKHSLNRSFRQVWVDECSWIVPVNDDNIFDVPAKVGGSGELGYSWGTYIVSQKNSEGQNASNAPHGYSSGGSKLALTYMLSFDNRDLRRDLTCEMFRYENSGMTNIVQKPIAALTVYCGKWNRLFMATPLGSTSNKGTGINYTYMRYADVLLMYAEAANENHNGPTPQAKEALKKVRNRAFAAEDQAEMVDAYVDKLTSKEDFFDAIVKERAWEFGGEKHRRYDLARWNLYGKTLYNLYFDWITLGKVARTKQYENTTTAFEEPTYDERFESYPAVAYYKMVDAVNPAAVCVSQIIDWYKEGGKNSYDEAFESYPSKAPTGYTLINMCNQYCTQVKNTSNPRQWVPAPAVLFSFYGYINESNAATVNPETDPVRYLVPIPPDALSSHQGLLKNYYGY from the coding sequence ATGAGAAAATTTTATATTCCAGTTATCATATTGATGATACTTACATCTTGTGAAGATTACCTGAATGTAAATTCGCCTTCCACTTTTGATAAAGATTATATATTTACCAGTGAATCGGAGATTGCGACTGCCGTCAATGGCATGTACGTGCCTATGGTCAGTGGTAAGGGATGGGTAGGTAACCTGGCCCAGAAAATGCTGTTTAATACGGATGTGGAGTTTACTACGGTCACTACATCGTCCAATTTGAAAGAGAGTGCTTTCGAACCGAGTGCAGGTGATATCAGTTCGTATGGCAGCATCTGGACAGGTATGTATGACGGAGTAAACCGGACGAATGACGTGATAGAAGGTATCGAGCAAAGTCCCTTGTTTGAGGCTGCCGATAAAACCAAACCTTCCCGGGTGATGCACTATTATGGTGAAGCGAAAGTTTTGCGTGCCATGTACTATCTGGAATTAGTGAGAAACTGGGGAGACGTGCCTTATAGGAGGAAACCGGCGGGAAACAAGGATGAACTGTTTATTGGTGCAACCGACCGTGACATTATATTGGCGGATATGATCAATGATCTTATTGAAGTCGAGCCGGTGATGTGGTATGCGGAAGAATCGGACAGGGGAGTGGAAGCTGCTTCAAGAGAGTTTTGTCAGGGATTGATTGCCCGCATGGCATTGTATAGAGGAGGATGGACTCTGCGTCCGGATTACTCGAACCCTGCCGCTATCGGTTCAATGCAGCGCAATGATGACTGGCAGAAATACTATGAGATAGCCGAGAAATATGCAGGTAAAGTGATTAATGAAGGCAAACACTCGCTGAATCGCTCATTCCGTCAGGTTTGGGTGGACGAATGTAGTTGGATTGTTCCGGTGAATGATGATAATATCTTCGATGTACCGGCAAAGGTAGGAGGCTCCGGAGAGTTGGGATATTCCTGGGGGACATACATCGTTTCGCAAAAGAATTCAGAGGGACAGAATGCATCTAATGCTCCGCATGGATATTCTTCGGGAGGTTCCAAACTGGCGCTTACTTATATGCTGTCGTTTGATAATAGGGACTTGCGCCGCGACCTTACGTGCGAGATGTTCCGTTATGAAAATTCAGGAATGACTAATATAGTCCAAAAACCGATAGCTGCCCTTACGGTTTATTGCGGAAAATGGAACCGCCTGTTTATGGCAACTCCTCTGGGTAGTACTTCCAATAAAGGTACTGGAATCAATTACACTTATATGAGATATGCAGACGTACTACTGATGTATGCCGAAGCTGCCAATGAGAATCATAATGGTCCTACACCCCAAGCCAAAGAGGCTCTGAAGAAAGTCCGCAACCGTGCTTTCGCGGCGGAAGATCAGGCGGAGATGGTAGATGCCTATGTCGATAAACTTACTTCAAAAGAAGATTTCTTTGATGCGATTGTTAAAGAGCGCGCATGGGAATTTGGGGGTGAAAAGCATAGAAGATATGATCTGGCGCGTTGGAATCTGTATGGAAAGACCCTCTATAACTTGTATTTTGATTGGATTACGTTAGGAAAAGTTGCCCGTACCAAGCAATATGAGAATACGACCACTGCATTTGAGGAACCGACTTATGATGAACGTTTTGAATCTTATCCGGCAGTTGCTTATTACAAGATGGTCGATGCCGTGAATCCGGCTGCCGTGTGTGTATCACAAATCATAGACTGGTATAAAGAGGGAGGCAAGAACTCTTATGATGAGGCTTTTGAATCCTATCCTTCAAAGGCACCTACGGGATATACACTTATCAATATGTGTAATCAATATTGCACGCAGGTCAAGAATACCTCGAATCCGCGTCAATGGGTTCCTGCCCCTGCTGTCTTGTTTTCTTTTTACGGCTACATCAATGAGTCGAATGCGGCTACAGTGAATCCGGAAACCGATCCGGTCCGCTATCTGGTACCTATACCTCCCGATGCTTTGTCAAGCCATCAGGGACTGTTGAAGAATTATTATGGATATTAA
- a CDS encoding TonB-dependent receptor — protein sequence MNVQNETVENVFVQLGKQTGLKFFYDQNVVNTAPRISIKVKNSPLQTVLDKITEQTNLFFNRDNNTISVGKQKIGNDALKSKTRTIKGTVVDETGESVIGATVMVKGTTNGVTTNLDGNYTLNDVPDGATILISYIGYQTVELKSGSKELAKITLKENSELLDEVVVLGYGNIRRSDVTGSIASVSSESISKVASASVADALAGKMAGVQITTTDGALDAEISIRVRGGGSITQDNSPLFLVDGFPVDDLSGIPPTDIESIDVLKEASMTAVYGARGANGVVIVTTKNPKMGKTSVQFNSYVQTRTLAGKLPVMDNYEFVMAEYEYQMIRKGSADTFIKNFGYYDDIDLYKYTDSTDWQDEVLGGNPISQYYNLTISGGSEKTKFNLSYNRNKDEGQLIGSGLSRNNIILKLNHELFRNLKLETNATYRTRTIDGAGTSGTNIVTALRFRPTNGLTSGASLDPDDDDENLDEDGNSLNQKYTPLEENKQNYRKRKESAISLKAALVWDMFKGMQFRSEYGISTTDSNDDQFYGALSGTASAAGMNNMPSAKRTKTHKESYRLANTVTYRNLFRKIHNVNLMLGQEINHSQNNNTFMSARYFPVSITAEAALENFALGTPHQSTSYKAAPDRTASFFGRGLYDYKSLYYATFTFRADGSTKFAPGKQWGVFPAGSIAWRLSKEKWMKSVKFISELKLRASYGLAGNNRISDDLWHNIYRVYSGSSAPGFNNEEYNYYQFADQTYLYDPDLKWETTITRNLGLDFGIFKNRLTGTVDVYWNTTKDLLVPSIIPNSSGYSRQMTNVGRTSNRGVELSLNGKIVQTKNFNLSASFNVAFNKNKVDKLSSGEMEWKTKASLSNWYGTYNYKMEVGKSMGLIYGFVNDGFYTVDDFNFDETTKKWTLKPGVPDNSSFSSGNFSFKPGAMKFKKLSDSDSDLITEEDMTVIGNTNPKVTGGFGLSGSWKNLDFTAFFNYMCDFDVFNVNKLYLNSAVRRNYSNLSTNMNLARRFRYVDDAGVNVSSDPVALAALNQNAATYSWMSVTQGITMSDLIEDGSFLRLSTLTVGYTFPQRWLSRLGVKSLRLYFSGSNLFTLTGYSGYDPEVNIQKGLTPGIDNNVTPRSRVYTLGMNLNF from the coding sequence TTGAACGTTCAGAATGAAACAGTAGAGAATGTTTTTGTTCAGTTGGGCAAGCAGACAGGCTTGAAATTCTTTTATGATCAAAATGTTGTGAATACTGCTCCGCGCATATCTATCAAAGTAAAGAATAGTCCCCTACAGACTGTTCTGGACAAGATTACGGAGCAAACCAATTTGTTTTTCAATAGGGATAATAATACAATATCTGTAGGCAAACAAAAAATAGGGAACGATGCCCTGAAGTCGAAGACAAGAACTATAAAGGGAACAGTGGTAGATGAAACCGGTGAATCGGTAATTGGTGCTACTGTAATGGTGAAAGGCACTACTAATGGTGTAACCACTAATCTTGATGGAAATTACACGTTGAATGATGTTCCCGATGGTGCTACTATCTTAATTTCCTATATCGGTTACCAGACTGTTGAACTAAAGTCCGGCAGTAAGGAACTGGCTAAAATTACATTAAAAGAAAACAGCGAATTATTGGATGAGGTTGTAGTCTTGGGATATGGTAATATTCGCCGTAGTGATGTGACGGGATCTATTGCGTCCGTTTCCTCGGAATCTATTTCTAAAGTAGCCTCTGCCTCTGTGGCCGATGCCTTGGCAGGAAAGATGGCAGGTGTACAGATTACTACAACAGATGGTGCATTGGATGCTGAAATCAGTATTCGTGTACGTGGTGGAGGATCAATCACTCAGGACAATTCACCGTTGTTCCTGGTCGACGGCTTTCCGGTTGACGATTTGAGTGGTATTCCGCCTACAGATATCGAGTCTATTGATGTCTTGAAAGAGGCTTCTATGACTGCTGTTTACGGTGCCAGAGGTGCGAATGGCGTAGTCATTGTAACCACGAAGAACCCGAAAATGGGTAAGACCTCGGTTCAGTTCAATAGCTATGTACAGACACGTACACTGGCAGGGAAGTTGCCGGTAATGGACAACTATGAATTTGTGATGGCGGAGTACGAGTACCAGATGATACGTAAAGGATCGGCTGATACCTTTATTAAGAATTTTGGCTATTATGACGATATTGACTTATACAAATATACGGATTCCACCGACTGGCAGGATGAAGTATTGGGAGGCAATCCGATTTCACAATACTATAATCTGACTATCAGCGGTGGTAGTGAAAAGACGAAATTTAATCTAAGTTATAACCGTAATAAAGATGAAGGACAGCTGATAGGTTCCGGTCTGTCACGTAACAATATTATTCTGAAGCTGAACCATGAACTGTTCAGGAACCTGAAACTGGAGACGAATGCCACATATCGCACCCGTACCATTGACGGAGCAGGTACATCGGGAACCAACATTGTCACGGCTCTTCGTTTTCGTCCCACAAACGGACTGACTTCCGGCGCATCCCTTGATCCGGATGATGATGATGAGAACTTGGACGAAGATGGTAATTCCTTAAACCAGAAGTATACACCATTGGAGGAAAATAAGCAGAACTATAGAAAAAGGAAAGAATCTGCAATCAGTCTTAAGGCAGCTTTGGTGTGGGATATGTTTAAAGGAATGCAATTCCGTTCCGAATATGGCATCAGCACAACGGACTCGAATGATGACCAGTTTTATGGAGCTTTATCCGGTACAGCGTCTGCTGCGGGAATGAATAATATGCCTTCGGCTAAGCGTACTAAAACACATAAAGAGTCGTATCGACTGGCAAATACAGTGACCTATCGCAATTTGTTCCGTAAAATCCATAATGTAAACCTGATGCTTGGACAGGAAATAAACCATTCGCAGAATAACAATACTTTTATGAGTGCACGTTATTTCCCGGTTTCCATTACAGCAGAAGCAGCTCTTGAAAACTTTGCATTGGGAACTCCTCATCAGAGTACCAGTTATAAAGCTGCTCCGGACAGAACAGCCTCTTTCTTTGGCCGTGGCTTGTACGACTACAAAAGCCTTTACTATGCCACTTTTACATTTCGTGCAGACGGCTCGACGAAGTTTGCACCCGGTAAACAATGGGGCGTGTTTCCTGCCGGTTCCATAGCTTGGAGGCTTTCCAAAGAGAAATGGATGAAATCGGTCAAGTTTATTTCGGAACTGAAACTGAGAGCAAGTTACGGGTTGGCTGGTAACAACCGTATCAGTGATGATTTGTGGCATAACATCTATCGTGTGTATAGCGGATCGAGCGCTCCGGGTTTCAATAATGAAGAATATAATTACTATCAGTTTGCTGACCAGACTTATTTGTATGATCCTGATTTGAAATGGGAAACTACCATTACACGAAATCTTGGTTTGGATTTCGGTATCTTCAAAAACCGTTTAACCGGTACAGTCGATGTATACTGGAATACAACTAAAGATTTACTGGTGCCGTCAATCATTCCTAATTCATCAGGTTATTCGCGACAGATGACAAATGTAGGCCGGACTTCCAATAGGGGAGTTGAGCTTTCATTGAACGGTAAAATCGTCCAGACAAAGAACTTTAATCTGTCTGCCAGTTTCAATGTGGCCTTTAATAAGAACAAAGTCGATAAGCTTTCTTCCGGTGAGATGGAATGGAAAACAAAAGCTTCCTTGTCCAACTGGTATGGAACCTACAATTATAAAATGGAAGTGGGCAAAAGTATGGGACTCATCTATGGTTTTGTGAATGATGGTTTTTATACGGTTGACGATTTTAATTTTGATGAAACGACGAAGAAGTGGACTTTGAAACCGGGAGTTCCGGATAATTCTTCATTCAGCTCAGGCAACTTTAGCTTTAAACCGGGAGCAATGAAGTTCAAGAAACTGTCTGACTCCGACTCAGACCTGATAACGGAAGAAGACATGACGGTCATTGGAAATACGAATCCGAAAGTAACAGGCGGTTTTGGCCTTTCCGGCAGTTGGAAGAACTTGGATTTTACCGCATTCTTTAATTATATGTGCGATTTTGATGTATTCAACGTCAATAAACTCTATTTGAATTCGGCTGTTCGTCGCAACTATTCCAATCTGTCTACCAATATGAATTTGGCACGCCGTTTCCGCTATGTGGATGATGCCGGTGTCAATGTCTCCAGTGATCCGGTTGCATTGGCCGCATTAAATCAGAATGCCGCCACTTATTCCTGGATGTCCGTTACACAGGGTATCACAATGAGCGATTTGATTGAAGACGGTTCATTCTTGCGTCTGAGTACGCTGACTGTGGGATATACATTTCCGCAACGTTGGTTGAGCCGCCTGGGAGTCAAGAGTCTGCGTCTGTACTTCTCCGGTAGTAACCTGTTCACTTTGACGGGATATAGCGGATATGATCCGGAAGTGAATATACAGAAAGGTTTGACACCGGGTATAGATAATAATGTGACTCCTCGCAGTCGTGTTTATACGCTTGGAATGAATTTGAATTTTTAA
- a CDS encoding FecR family protein, with protein MKNDVTDKSIMRRYLDDMYTQEEARGLLSRLKDDTHAPMLDELATDVWKEAAMEEFTTGMEREKYKEEAGRLLKRIEHKRRTWFRRIALTVASASAVVLLIFGGINLLGYMDKRQISYLEASTSYGESRQIRLPDGTQLILNSCSRVRYPNSFVEDERQIELEGEAYFQVQRNEKQPFIVRTARFDVRVLGTCFDVKAYSSDEVVSVDVESGKVQVDLPEAMMRLQAKEQVLINTLSGEYSKRCEERDVAVWRKGGLRFSSTPVRDVAKELERMYNCRITFAEGQEFNNLISGEHENKSLEAVLQSMEYTSGIRYRKEGNHIFLFK; from the coding sequence ATGAAGAATGATGTAACAGACAAATCTATAATGCGCCGCTATCTGGACGATATGTACACCCAGGAAGAGGCACGTGGATTATTATCCCGACTGAAAGATGATACTCATGCCCCAATGCTGGATGAACTGGCAACGGATGTCTGGAAAGAAGCCGCTATGGAAGAGTTCACCACCGGCATGGAGCGTGAAAAATATAAGGAAGAAGCCGGTCGGTTGCTGAAACGCATTGAGCATAAGAGACGCACCTGGTTTCGGCGGATAGCCCTGACGGTGGCAAGTGCTTCTGCTGTTGTACTGCTCATTTTCGGGGGAATCAATCTACTGGGTTATATGGATAAACGGCAGATTTCTTATTTGGAAGCCTCTACCTCTTATGGTGAATCCAGACAAATCCGGTTGCCGGATGGAACACAGCTGATCTTAAATTCCTGTTCTCGTGTTCGCTATCCGAACAGTTTTGTAGAAGATGAACGGCAAATAGAACTGGAAGGCGAAGCTTATTTTCAGGTGCAACGAAACGAGAAGCAACCTTTTATTGTCAGGACCGCCCGTTTTGATGTAAGGGTTCTGGGAACTTGCTTTGATGTGAAAGCTTATTCTTCGGATGAAGTTGTTTCTGTAGATGTGGAAAGTGGCAAAGTACAGGTGGATCTGCCTGAAGCGATGATGCGTTTGCAGGCTAAGGAACAAGTGTTGATCAATACACTTTCCGGTGAATACAGCAAACGGTGCGAAGAACGTGATGTTGCCGTATGGCGCAAAGGTGGATTACGTTTTAGCAGCACTCCGGTGCGCGATGTGGCTAAAGAGCTTGAACGCATGTATAATTGTCGCATTACGTTTGCGGAAGGACAGGAGTTCAACAACCTGATTTCCGGAGAACATGAAAATAAAAGTTTGGAGGCGGTACTCCAATCAATGGAATATACCAGTGGCATCCGGTATAGAAAAGAAGGAAATCATATCTTCTTATTCAAGTAG
- a CDS encoding RNA polymerase sigma-70 factor, with the protein MCADNFSEERSLILRLIEGDEDAFCELYATYKNRLIYFAIRFLKSREYAEDVFQDAFTVVWQSRRFINPDASFSSYLYTIMRNRILNQLRNAANEEKLKESILSQALDYTEDTKREVMLNDLKSLISHALQQLTPRQREIFEMSREAQLSHKEIADKLGISVNTVQEHISTSLKLIRTYLIKYSGSEYVDLLLLLICLNT; encoded by the coding sequence ATGTGTGCAGATAATTTCTCAGAAGAACGTTCACTCATTCTCCGCTTGATAGAGGGGGATGAGGACGCCTTTTGTGAATTGTATGCTACTTATAAAAACCGTCTGATATACTTTGCAATACGTTTTCTTAAATCGCGGGAGTATGCAGAAGATGTTTTTCAGGATGCTTTCACTGTAGTTTGGCAAAGCCGCCGTTTCATTAATCCCGATGCTTCCTTTTCTTCCTATCTTTACACCATTATGCGCAACCGGATACTGAACCAGTTGCGCAATGCCGCTAATGAGGAAAAACTGAAGGAAAGCATTCTTTCACAGGCATTGGATTATACGGAAGATACCAAACGTGAAGTGATGCTGAATGATTTGAAATCCCTCATTTCCCATGCCTTGCAGCAGCTGACTCCCCGCCAGCGTGAGATTTTCGAGATGAGTCGTGAAGCACAGCTCTCCCATAAAGAGATTGCAGATAAGTTGGGCATCTCCGTCAACACCGTTCAGGAGCATATATCTACCTCCCTTAAGTTGATTCGTACCTATCTCATTAAGTATTCAGGCAGTGAATATGTGGATTTGCTATTGCTGCTAATTTGCCTTAATACATAA
- a CDS encoding chloramphenicol acetyltransferase: protein MRHIVDIETWERRDNYNFFRGFVNSWYSITTEIDCTEASAAARASGHSFFLYYLYAVVRSANEVPELRYRTDKNGQVIFHDEVDIISPIAVPGKTFYTVRIPYHEDFKRFYAEAYELITNIPEDGNPYGAEEELAKQGDYDVVHLSAVPKMYFTATTYTLAEAGNGCSYPLMTSGKAVTREGRLVFPLSIYVNHAFVDGSHLASFFQKIEEHLKRISLE, encoded by the coding sequence ATGAGACATATTGTAGACATCGAGACATGGGAGCGCCGGGACAATTACAATTTCTTCCGGGGCTTTGTAAATTCCTGGTATTCCATTACCACAGAGATTGATTGTACCGAAGCCAGTGCCGCAGCGAGAGCCTCGGGCCATTCCTTTTTTCTCTATTATCTGTATGCCGTAGTGCGTTCGGCGAATGAAGTTCCGGAACTTCGTTATCGTACCGACAAGAACGGACAAGTTATTTTTCATGATGAAGTGGATATCATTTCTCCGATAGCTGTTCCCGGAAAGACTTTTTATACGGTTCGGATTCCTTACCACGAAGATTTCAAACGCTTTTATGCCGAAGCGTATGAGTTGATAACCAATATCCCCGAAGATGGCAATCCTTATGGTGCCGAAGAGGAGTTGGCAAAACAGGGAGATTATGACGTAGTGCATTTAAGTGCTGTCCCCAAAATGTATTTCACTGCCACCACTTATACGCTGGCCGAGGCCGGCAATGGTTGCAGTTACCCTTTGATGACTTCCGGTAAAGCGGTAACCCGTGAGGGACGTCTGGTATTTCCTTTATCCATTTATGTAAATCATGCCTTTGTAGATGGTTCGCATCTGGCATCATTCTTTCAAAAGATAGAAGAGCACCTGAAACGGATTTCACTGGAATAA